Proteins found in one Miscanthus floridulus cultivar M001 chromosome 4, ASM1932011v1, whole genome shotgun sequence genomic segment:
- the LOC136551153 gene encoding uncharacterized protein: MKKKKEADPKKKKPKRKPLFVKNGAIVVCRIQVNNLICIEKFSDFPQLGRFTLRTEGKTVAVGKVVDVPPAGSPTF, from the exons atgaagaaaaagaaagaagcaGATCCAAAGAAGAAAAAGCCGAAGAGGAAGCCTCTTTTTGTGAAGAATGGCGCAATTGTTGTTTGCCGCATTCAG GTGAATAACTTGATATGCATAGAGAAGTTCTCTGATTTCCCTCAGCTTGGAAGGTTTACACTTAGAACTGAAG GAAAGACGGTAGCTGTAGGCAAAGTTGTTGATGTTCCGCCTGCTGGCAGCCCAACATTCTGA